The genomic window agaaacaagaagCAAAACCAAAAACTCAAGCAAAACCCTACTAAAAACTGTCCCGTCTCTTTCTCCCTTCGAGTGGAATCCCAACAAGTCTTCTGTTTCTGCTGCTGCTCCGTTTTCAAAGATGCTGAGTAACGGGCGTGGACATGGTGGAAAGCATGTGTACGACGGAGTTTTTGGTGGTGGCGGTGGTGGTGCAGTGAAGCCTGGGAGTCGCGTGGAGGATTACAGAGAGATTTTTGGTGGGTTTGGTGCCACTGGTTCTTCGATTCCGATTCTTGATGTTCCCGAGCTGAACGAGAATGGTAATGTTTCTTCTGTTGGTGCCCAAAGGATTGATTACGCCAAGATTTTTGGTGGTTTTGGAGATGCTGATTTTGGCCTGCCTCTTGAAGAATTCCTTGCTAAACCAAAGAAAGTCAAGAGTTCTATCAATGGAACTCGGTATGTATGGACTTTAAACTTTTCCtttattatctattttagtttcaaaatttcGATTTTTTCCTTTGAGGGAAAGGAAGGGAAGGGTGTGTTTTGAAGTTCTATAAGTAAAAATTTGAAtctataattatgaaaataaggTAGAATTTAAGGATTTCGTGGTTTAGACTTGAAGCTGTGCTTGGTTTAGTTTTAGTAAAGCAAGCATGGAAATTTGTAAAGAAGCGATGACGTAATGTGCTTGCTTGGTTTAAAACTGGAAAGAGCTTGTAACAGGGGTGTTTTTTTGCTTTCCAAGGAAGGGAGGAAACTTTTCCCTTATCAAATCCGAACACCTTTTTTTCTTAGCTGATAGTCCTTAAGCTAACCAAAGGAATAGCTGGTGCACTACTAAAAGGCTCCCTCAAATTGTTAATGAAGTTCGTTGATTGTTTGGTTATCTTGACAGTTGAATGGATTTGTTGATGGTGTATTCAACTTGTAGAGGtgggaaatgatttttttttttatatatatataatcctggGCCCAAAATTGTGTAGGTCTCCAGCTGAAGCAGGGTCGCGGAATGCGGGGTCAAAACATTCTAAtgtttcaaaagatcaaaaaggTTCATCACCTGAACCATCTTTCCAGAGGTTTGGTGGCGTGAAACAGTTTAATGTGTCTTATAATAAAAGCAACCCAGGAAACAAAAATGGGACAAATGGAATGACACATGTTGCTCAACTCCATGCAGTTCCTGGTTATACTTTTTTAGTTGATGAAGTCACTCCCTCAAAGATGGCTGAAGGTGGCAAGCCAGCACGATCAGCATTAGATGATGCTTGTCTCAATGTTAATGGCAGCAAGAGCGTGAAGGAAGATGCAGCTCGCAGGAAAGCTGTGTCAGGTCCACAGCCCAGCATCGACACGCATACTTTTAGAAGTCTTGCTGAATTTCAGAAGAAATCAAGTCGACCTAGATCCATGTCGAATGATATGCCATTTGATGCATTTGAAATTGGCCTAGGTAGACATCCACCTTCAAGTTCACCATCTAACTCCAGTTATAATAATGGTGGTGAAAATACATCAATGAATTCAAAGTTTGGCGTTTCTAGAAATGATGCTTCCAGAGATGCATTGGGTGATTATTCACCAGCTTTCTCTGATGAGGAAATAGATGCAAATTCAGATGCTGCCGCCTCAGTAGCTGCACTTAGAAAGGCAATAGAGGAGGctcaaatgaaaattaaaattgcaaaagaattgatggagagaaagaaagaggggcTTCAAAATCGTGCAAAGACAAGCTTTAATAACGGCTGGAAAGCTCAGAAAAGTGGGGTTAAAACTGCAGAAAGATCAAAAAGATCCAATGAGCTGGGGGATCAGGAAATGCATGAAAAAGAGGATACTCCAAAGCAAGTAATTACTGGCTTACCAGAGCATAATGTGACAAAAGCAAGCCAACTACCCCAGAGTTTTGAAGATGAGAAGAAATCTTCTTTTGCTAATAATGTTGTTAGAAAAACACACAGCATGGAATCCAAATCAACTCGAACGGATAGTAGACTGGAAGAAGCAGAAGACTGGGAGTCAACAGAAGAGTTTTTTGAAGCTGCGGACTATGAGGAGCACAGGGAGATGCCATCAGAATATGAGGAGGCAGGCAATGCAGAGAAAATGGTGTCATATgatcatgaaaataaatggagAGAGAAGATGACtgcagaagaaaaaatcaaaatgccaGAGCGTGGCGAGGAAACTTTTAAGGAGCACAAGGTCGAGAGAGAACTAAGTTCAGAAGAGTTTTTTGAAGCTGCGGACTATGAGGAGCACAGGGAGATGCCATCAGAATATGAGGCAGGCAATGCAGAGAAAATGGTGTCATATgatcatgaaaataaatggagAGAGAAGATGACagcagaagaaaaaataaagacgCCAGAGTGCGGCGAGGAAGCTTTTAAGGAGCACAAGGTCGAGAGAGAACTAAGTTCAGAAGAGTTTTTTGAAGCTGCAGACTATGAGGAGCACAGGGAGATGCCATCAGAATATGAGGAGGCAGGCAATGCAGAGAAAATGGTGTCATATgatcatgaaaataaatggagAGAGAAGATGACagcagaagaaaaaataaagacaccAGAGTGTGGCGAGGAAACTTTTAAGGAGTACAAGGTCGAGAGAGAACTAAATTCAGTGGTAGGAGCATTTCAGTGGAATTTATATGCAAACTTCGTTAAGCCAGCTGGAGAGCTTCATAACCAGGAAGAAAACGAGGAGAAAATGAGAATTTCTAACAATCATGAAGAAGCTGAGCAAACATCTATAGTGTCTGATGATTGGGAAGACTGTGAAACTAAGCTGGAAAAACTTCACCACCCTTACAAAAAAGCAGAATTTCCAATCCGGGAGTTCGAGGAGAACGGAGAAATGAAGGAACTAAAAGATGCTCAGGACTCGGTGGAAACTGAGAAGAAACAAAGGGAGGCACTAGATCATAAGGAAATGGAGAATAGATCAGATGAAGTTCCTATTACGGACGATGAGTATGATGGAAGCCTCGATGATATATATGAGAAAGAAGCAAATGTGGAGGGACAGCAAGAAGACTGGGACAGGGTAGAATGTGGAATGAAACAAGGTGGTTGGaacctaaaagaaaatgaggagaaacaaaatgatttgcaCAGGGGAGAAATATCAGGTGAAGATGGTGGGATAGAAGGGAGTGCGAAGCTGGAAGAACTCAAGGAGGATGAAGAGATACTCAAAAGAAGTGACCAgatgaatgaaattgagaagagaggagaaaagaTGTGTGAAGGGATAGAAACTGAGAGGATAAGATCAGAGAGTCATCAGGGGGGAGAAGATAGAAAGGCCATGGAAGTGACTGAACAGTCCTTAAGATATGAGGGGGGCAATCTTGAAACTGCGAAGGATGAGCAGGAAAAAAAGAACCTAGGTGAGAGTGACAATGCCTGGGGACGCACTACAAACTTTGCTGCTGGGGATTTAAAGACACAGGTTCTTACTGCCGAGGAGAATGGAAGGCTAATGGAGGTAACTGAATTTTCTCCTCTGTTACAAGGGACTGAACAGGAGTCAAAGGCAGTCAAAGACGCAAACAGTCCGGAGGAACAGGATTGTGAAATTGCTTGCTTGGCTCAAGGTTTCATTGGACTTGATAGGATCAAGAAGCAAACTGCAGATGTAACTGAGGATCTTCTTATTGGCGAAAATGGGGTATATTTTGGTGAAAATGACGTTAACtttgaaaacaagcaaaatcATCATGTAACAGAATACAAGAGCATGCCTAATCAGGAAAAATGCGTTGAAGATGTTACTATTGAATTGGATGATAATGGTGATGTTGATATTTGTGAACCTGAAGTTCACGCTATTAATGAAGAAAGTGAGAAGAGTTCGATATCCTCTCATAATGAAAGATGGTCCAGTGATGAGACAGAATCACTTTGTGATCCAGAGTGCTGTATTGAAGAAGCTGCTTGTGAATTTGGAGAAAATAACAACGATATCAATGAGTCTGAAGTTACAGCAAATCACGAGAATTCTTTTGAATCTTCTCATGATGATAGATGGGTAGATAATGGTATCAATACCAAAGCAAGTCAGCAACCTTGTATATTTAAAGGGCAAGGGGAGATCACAGAGAAATCCGTGGAAGAGGAATTAAGCCAAAGCACCAGCAAGAAAGAGGAGAATTGTTGCAAAAACCTGGCAATGGAAGAGAAGGAATGTGAAGATGATTTGAGAAAGGAAGTGGAGGTGGAAAAGAAacacttaaagaaaaaggaaaaaatgaaagagggggaagtagaaagagaaaaggagagaatagCTGTTGAAAGGGCAATACGAGAAGCGCGCGAAAGGGCTTTTGCAGAAGCCCGAGAAAGGGCTGCTATCGAGAGAGCAGCTGCAGAAGCTCATCAAAGGTCAAAGGCTGAGGTCCGAGAAAGGCTAGAGAAGGCTCCTTCAGAAGCTAATAATAAGTCAGCTGCTGAGAAGGCTTCTTCTGAAGCCAAACTAAAAGCTGAACGTGCTGCAGTAGAGAGAGCAACTGCAGAGGCCAGGCAGCGTGCCCTAGAAAAAGCGTTGTCTGAGAAGGCTGCTTTTGAGGCAAGAAATCAGGCTGAAAAGTCTACAGCTGAGAGACTTTCAAGCATTTCAAAAGCTAACGGGATGAATTCCAGAGCAAGTGTCTTTACTTATATTTTCCTAGCTCCTTTTGTTATCCATAAAAGCTTTCTGCATGGAAAATTAACAGTTGTGGAATTTCTAGCAGGATAAACAATACAACGACCCAGGTCCTTCTAGCAGTTCAAGATATCCTGGATCTTCAAATCATGGTGGTATGTAACATTTTGAAGTACCCCTCATACGATGTATAGAAGGCATTATCATTTCATAAGGATATTAGACTCCTCTCGCTTCTATGATGCTCCTAAGCAATTCATGTTTTGCTTTGTGATTTCCCCACTCAACAGAAAGTGCTAATGGAGGTAATGGTGAATCAGCAGCTCAAAGGAGTAAAGCCACGTTGGAAAGGCATCAAAGAACAGCAGAGCGTGCGGTAAGCTCCTGCACCCGATTCAGATATAGAGATTAATTTTTCTGACTTCTAAGAAGCATGCTTCTGTTTTTGGTCTCTTCCAGGCAAAAGCTCTCGCAGAGAAGAACATGCGGGATCTTCTTGCTCAAAAAGAGCAGGCGGAGAGAAATGTAATCAGCTGCACAAATAAGATTAGAAAATATTTCCagttatatttagtttttattacttttctCACTGTCTTTTACTGAATATCACTGGCAGAGACTGGCAGAGACTTTGGATGCTGATGTCAAGAGATGGTCTAGTGGGAAGGAGAGAAACTTGCGTGCTCTTCTTTCAACACTGCAATATGTGTGTAGAAACCTTTCTGCTTATACCCGATACATTATGTGTTatgattttctaaatttattgaCTAAATCATCTTACCTGCTAACTTATCCACGGTCACTTTTCCCgtgcttgtttttgtttctagCTCTTAATACATCATAAAttatagattgattttttttataatatttaaaataaaaatccagtTGTGCACAAATGGGATTAATTCTGAGTGCTATCACCTTGaagctgcttcttttttttgaacTGGATTTCCCTTGCTTGCAGATCCTTTGCCCTGATAGTGGCTGGCAGTCAATTCCTTTAACTGAGCTTGTTTCAAGCACTGCTGTGAAGAAAGCTTATCGAAAGGCCACTCTATTTGTTCATCCTGACAAGTTGCAGCAACGAGGTGCAAGCATACAACAGAAATACATCTGCGAGAAGGTTTTTGATCTTCTAAAGGTGGGCTACTGTTCCCTCCTCCTTAAAGCAAAATTATCTGTAGCCTGTCATGACCAAGTTAGTAGTCCTGCATTCATATTACTCTTTAAAGTGGGGATAAGAAACTAAAAGCATGACGAAGAATCGCAGACGTCTTGATAGGTCTTCAACTTTAAAATCGGCACTTGACAACATATTTCATTTAGGATTGAAACAGAGCCATAATGCCATACTGTTATGCTTTTCATTCTTTTACCCGTTCTGGGTTTTTAAAgtgatattttctttgttttttgtggtCCCAGGATGCCTGGAACAAACTCAGTGCAGAAGAACGGTAGACAATGTCAACCCTCATCCTTAAGGTTTCCTTTACTGTAGACATGATCCACAACCAAATTTGTAATCCTCAATCCTTCACTGTAGGCAATACACACCCACCTTCGTATCCTTGGTCCGCAATGCCTAAATTCTTGCAgtaggtaaattcttgtattgCATTCATTTGCCCATGTATTCAATTTCAAAGCTGTCAAAAGGGGTGCGTTGCTGTTAATCTGCCCATTGTTTGATACTAGATTTCATGACAAAAAGGGGATTTCAGGCATAGATGAAATATGCAGAGACTGAAAAACGTCGAAACTGGCAATGGTAACAAAATTGCAGCTACCTTTATTGGATAAGCTCctcccaagaaaaataatacgcCTTACATGATTATAAAGTTTAACCATGATAATGAAGTTCCTAGCGTCTCACATCAACGAAAAACAAATGCGCACCGATCCACCCCGCATAAGATTCTACGCCTCTTCAAATTGAAAAACGTAGCTAGTTAGGTACTTCGGAATTTGGGTATGGCTGATCCGAGATCACCATCAATGCACGAGCAGCTTTATAGCTTCGTCATGCATATGCTCGGGTATACCCCAGATCTGAAAGAAAGGATGTTAAATATGGATTTGCGAAGAATGGAAATTTGACGCTGACGATGGTAGCTCAAACTGGCAGCCAGATAACTGTGTTCCTTTGAAAGAACATACTGGTAACGCCCAAAAGTTCCAACCACAGTGATGAAGTACCGTCTTCTCAGTTCACACCATTTTACAACCAAAAGGGAGAGACAAAATAGGCAGAGCTACGGGTTCTACCCACAATCCTAAAACTATTCAAACTGAAATGAAATTGACTGGATTAGGCATGCTGATACGAGATTACAAACCAAGCGCGTGTAACATTATAGCATTCTGTGCATGCATGCGATTCTCAGCTTGTGGAAAGACTATGGAGTTCGGAGCTTCAATGACACCATCAGTAACCTCCACACCCCTTTCAGCTGGTAAACAATGCATGAAATAAGCTTTTGGGCCAGCCAACTTCATCAGATTTTCGTCCACCTGCAATATATTGCATTGAAAAATGGAAATCAGGAACTAAGATCCGcactaaaataaattcaagaattcactGTAGGCCTAATCTTGTGCATCACTGCAAAACAGATCTTTAGGAGAgttcaaaatgaagtgattgcAAGCACACAGAAGGTTTGCAAACTTGGTGGCAGGCAATATCATGGGTGTTTCTCAGATTCAACAGGGAATAGAAAGAAACATAGTAAAATGTATAGACATGAAATTAGCAATGTCTTAATTggattttacttattttctgcACGAGAAGCTTAAAACATTTATAATCAATAGTTTGGGAAAGGCGGTCTATATACCTGAAATCCTTGAAATACTTGGCGACGGTGTGCAGCCTCTTCCTTTTGCCCCATGCTGGCCCACACATCAGAGTACACCACATCAGCTCCTCTAACAGCTTCCTGTGGGTCATTAGTAATCTCGATCTTGCTGATTCCAGCCTGTTGTGCCTTCTGTACGGTTTTTGCATCTGGTTCAAAACCTTTAGGGCAAGCACAGACAAAGTGGAAAGGAATCACAGCTGCCAACAGCAGCCAAGAGTGTACAATGTTATTCCCATCCCCAACATATACAACCTGAATTTGTAGCCGTGGACAGTCAGGTTAGAATCGTATGCAACCGAACCATgcatatacaaaataaaactacATTAAAAGCACGATGAACTAACCTTAGTTCCTTCCAACCGGCCAACATGTTCAATTATGGTGAGGGCATCAGCCATTATTTGGCAAGGATGGTTATAGTCAGTCAGGCCATTAATAACAGGCACTGTTGCATGTTTTGCCAGATCAAGAATGTCCTGAAAAAGAACAAGCAGCTGCTTTTGCAAATATCCTCATGCAaggaaaaatcttaaaaactaacttaaaaacaacacaaaatccCTGACCACTTGCTTGTTTTCAAGCCACAAACCTTAATCGAATTCTGCACAATTCAGTTTATGCAACCCCACATACATGAAAGGAATTAACTATCAGAAGGAATTTACCATAAACATAAGAAACTCACCAGCATACCTGATGAGCAAAAACACGTGCCATAATTATATCGTTATAGCGTGACAAAACACGAGCAACATCACGAGTTTCCTCTCGTTTACCCATCTGGATATCATCAGGCCCTAAATATATAGCATGGCCTCCAAGTAGGAAAAATCCAGTCTCAAATGAAACTCGTGTCCTCATGGACGGTTTCGCAAAGATCATAGCCATTGTCTTCCCTTTAAATGGAAGGAATGTCCTGTCTCCAGATTTTATCACTGCCTTGACTTCTGCAGCCCGGTCTAAGATCTTCATAATAGTCGCTTTGTCAAAATCACTGATGTGCAGAAAATCCTCCATCCCTGCTTTTGCTGTAAAATATGGAACAAAATATGACAAGACATAAAAGCTGTAAAATATCTTGCTGTAGACTACGAATTGCAGGACGTGGTATTTGAATTCGAGTAAGATAGACATTGAAATGTTCTATtaattaggttaaaaaaaacctttgcgGCTTCAAAAAAGGTCCTCCGATCTAATCCAAACATTTCTTGGAACGTATCAAGAATCTAGTGCGACTCCAAATACCTAATCTATCAACAACCTAAAAACATTTCTTCATCTATCAATACTTTCCAAATCCAAACCCTAATTCCTGCATTCTCCTTATCAAACAATGCCTAAAACCTAATTCCAACTAAACATACAACTGATTAAACAAATAGCTGCACACGAAATGACATTTGGACGACAATAAAGAAAGAACATCACATCACAGAATGAAACGGACCTGGACCGTTGACGGaagatggaggaggaggagaagtaGCAGAGGATGAGGAAATCTGGCACGAGATTCTTCCACGACTAGCTCGAGACGGCACCGACACGGCTGAGAAGCGGGAGCATCGAGAGAGAGGAGTGGTGGACAAAGCAGAAGatgaagaggagagagagactTTTTTCGATGGAACTGCGCAGTGACAAGAAATCGCCGccattgtttttggttttctgCGAAGAGAGTCTGTTACAGTGAGTCAGTCGGAGACTAGAGAGTGAGTGGTGCGGTTTAGGGGAGGGTcggtttataaataaatatatatgacCAGCTTACGTAAATGCCCCTGGATTGCCTAGCCACGGCGTCGTTTCTTTTCCCCATCTTAACAAGTTAACTGGGCCTAGATGCTGTTATTTGGACCTTAGGAGTTTTATTTTGAGCTATGGGCTCCGTACTTTGGCACTTCATGCTGGTTCAATAATGAAACCACACCGTTTTAAGGCatgttaaaatttatattttccatGGAAGATAGCTtgataaatttgatgaaaaattttgatgaaaaatttttgataataaattTCAGCAAGCAAGAATAGTGCATGAGCAGTTGGAacttatttgagaaaaaaagtgcATGAAACTGGCAATCAACTGGGCAATAATAGCCTTGCACTACAAGCATGGTACAGAAAAGCCCTCTGAGGCAACTCAAATTAAAAGGCAGAACATGGACACACCAAAATTATTGCAGACTGCATAGCTTGTGCCATTGACAATCATCTAATTAATAAACTAAAGGGCCTCAGAATCGGCAGGGACCCTTCCGTTTTCTTTGCTTTCCTCAACGGCTTGTTTTTCATGAGAAAGGGGAATTGGTCCCTTTTCTCTGCATGTTTCCACAGCACCTACGAGCTTGTCCTCGGCGGCTTGTTTTTCATGGGAAAGGGGAATTAGTCCCTTTTCTCTGCATGTTTCCACGGCACCTGCGAACATTTCCTCCAAGCTGTATTTGAACTCAAAGCCCAAGTCCAGCAGCTTTTTGGACGAGAAGACAACACTCGCCAAATCCTCGTCGATGTCTTTGAACCTGATCACAACAGTGCTTTGATTAATTATCCCggatatagaaaagaaattactATAAAGATTTATGGTTGTGTTAGGTGAGAGGCTAACTTAGCAGGAACGTTATATTTTGGGTATTTTTCTCTGAGTAATTTGGCAAGATCATGAATGGTGGCTTCATGCGAGGAACAGATGTAGCGGCCCTCTGCTTTTGGATTCTCAAACAAAACTATATGAGCTCTGCAGAGGTCATCCAAGTGTACATAATTCCCCTGCTTTATAATTCCATAATGGGCTTCGTTTCCTGTCGCCACAAGAGAAATATTACCCTCTGTGTCACATTTAAGAAcagtaaattaataataattagcaCAAAAATGGGAAGGAGATATCAGATATACCAGTGATCAGAGAAAGGGCAGTTATAAGACTTGGTGGCATTGAATGCATGATGAATGGGCCAACAACAAGAGGTGGTATGACGCTGATAAAATCCAGGTTATTCTCTTTAGCATACTTCCATGCAGCTTGCTCAGCAAGAGTCTTGGACACAAAGTACATCTGGTCACcaaggtaaatttttttaaaataattatattgttagAATTTGAGAGTTGAATTTATGCAGCAAAGGAAAGAAAGGggaaattaaattgtttgatagTACTAACCCATCCAGTCATTTTTACGGTCTGAACAAATTCCAAATCACTCCAGCAGCTTTCATCATACACTGGTTTTTTGTGTTCTTCAACATCCACAGTTCCTGCTGATGATGTGAATACTATCCTTCTAACAGTTTTTGCTTTGGCACATGCTTTCATGATGTCCAGCACCCCATTGATTGTAGGCTTGATCACCTCATTCTGCCAAAGAGGAAAAATATCTTAGAACATGATGATTCTGTATATTGATGTTAATTAAAGCAATAGCTGGATGATTTCCAGTTTAATTCCAGTATCCTTTTCTAGCAATAGTAATGTGACCACCATATTAGCTTTTcgaaagtaattttgaaaaaaattaaaaaattttatttttttaatttaaaattaatatttttttagtattttcagattattttgctgtatttatataacaaataattttttaaaataaaaaatattattttaatatattttgacaaTCTTacttaataacaataattaatctAGAAATAATGCTCGCATCGCCATTGGCAGAGAGCTATGACCATTTCCCAAGCTTGCAAAGTTAGAAATCATACCTCAGGGTCCTTGGACTCAAAATCCATGGGAGTGGCAACATGGAACACACCCGTGCACCCTTGAACTGCTTCATCAAAACTCCCTTCTACAGAAAGATCAGCTTTCCATAAAGTCAAGTGGGTATCAGCCTTGGGCAATTCCAGCAAATGCTTCACCTTCCTTGTGTTATCTATCAACGAGCAATTgttgagaaaatattataaaccaAAGCTGTAAAAgaaatcatttaattataaGATGGTTTGAACGAGGCTAACCAGGGTCACGGACGGTGGCTCGGACCGTATAACCTTTCTCTAGGAGTCTCATTACGAGCCATGATCCGATGAAGCCAGAGGCACCGGTTACACAAACAGTTTCAACTTCTACTCCCATGTTTAATTCTCAAGCTGATGATGAGTAGTAACGGGGTCAGCTAGGAAATTGAAAGCAAGTAAGGTACGGTGTGTAATAATGCTAATCTCAgcgttgatttgtttttttatagacacACTCTGCTTCTTGGCCCACCACTTTCTTTGTCCTATCCGACCTACCTAACACATTTCAGCATTTCAGTTTCATCAGAGATCCCAGCGGCGATCAGCTAGGCTAACGGTCTTACCTCGTGCAGAATGGGGGTTGCAGCTGCTTACTTTATTTGTCTTTTGCAATTCtaacataatttaataatatctcgACCAATCGATATTAACcacatcttaaaaaattattgaacatgATCATAATTGATTAAAGATTTTATTtggaatcaatttaaaattaattatgatctTATTtagtaatttatcaaaatatatttagaataattttgttgtgatttttcTAATGATATCGAGTATGTCTAAAACGGATCTTTGGTTTGTCcttgataaattattattttatcttttattttttctcttatcagatcaccttgtatctttagtcattatatgtttaattttattttttagttattaaattttcataaaattttaagtttattttttataattttaattactttgtaaaagaaagaacatcactacataactattatttttaattgcagtCATGTATAGAATTGATATTAGAAAATATGGATGTGTTCCACCGTTATTTTCAATAGTAATTATATATagaatcaatattgaaaaatataattattttcc from Populus trichocarpa isolate Nisqually-1 chromosome 5, P.trichocarpa_v4.1, whole genome shotgun sequence includes these protein-coding regions:
- the LOC7454366 gene encoding auxilin-like protein 1 isoform X1 translates to MLSNGRGHGGKHVYDGVFGGGGGGAVKPGSRVEDYREIFGGFGATGSSIPILDVPELNENGNVSSVGAQRIDYAKIFGGFGDADFGLPLEEFLAKPKKVKSSINGTRSPAEAGSRNAGSKHSNVSKDQKGSSPEPSFQRFGGVKQFNVSYNKSNPGNKNGTNGMTHVAQLHAVPGYTFLVDEVTPSKMAEGGKPARSALDDACLNVNGSKSVKEDAARRKAVSGPQPSIDTHTFRSLAEFQKKSSRPRSMSNDMPFDAFEIGLGRHPPSSSPSNSSYNNGGENTSMNSKFGVSRNDASRDALGDYSPAFSDEEIDANSDAAASVAALRKAIEEAQMKIKIAKELMERKKEGLQNRAKTSFNNGWKAQKSGVKTAERSKRSNELGDQEMHEKEDTPKQVITGLPEHNVTKASQLPQSFEDEKKSSFANNVVRKTHSMESKSTRTDSRLEEAEDWESTEEFFEAADYEEHREMPSEYEEAGNAEKMVSYDHENKWREKMTAEEKIKMPERGEETFKEHKVERELSSEEFFEAADYEEHREMPSEYEAGNAEKMVSYDHENKWREKMTAEEKIKTPECGEEAFKEHKVERELSSEEFFEAADYEEHREMPSEYEEAGNSVVGAFQWNLYANFVKPAGELHNQEENEEKMRISNNHEEAEQTSIVSDDWEDCETKLEKLHHPYKKAEFPIREFEENGEMKELKDAQDSVETEKKQREALDHKEMENRSDEVPITDDEYDGSLDDIYEKEANVEGQQEDWDRVECGMKQGGWNLKENEEKQNDLHRGEISGEDGGIEGSAKLEELKEDEEILKRSDQMNEIEKRGEKMCEGIETERIRSESHQGGEDRKAMEVTEQSLRYEGGNLETAKDEQEKKNLGESDNAWGRTTNFAAGDLKTQVLTAEENGRLMEVTEFSPLLQGTEQESKAVKDANSPEEQDCEIACLAQGFIGLDRIKKQTADVTEDLLIGENGVYFGENDVNFENKQNHHVTEYKSMPNQEKCVEDVTIELDDNGDVDICEPEVHAINEESEKSSISSHNERWSSDETESLCDPECCIEEAACEFGENNNDINESEVTANHENSFESSHDDRWVDNGINTKASQQPCIFKGQGEITEKSVEEELSQSTSKKEENCCKNLAMEEKECEDDLRKEVEVEKKHLKKKEKMKEGEVEREKERIAVERAIREARERAFAEARERAAIERAAAEAHQRSKAEVRERLEKAPSEANNKSAAEKASSEAKLKAERAAVERATAEARQRALEKALSEKAAFEARNQAEKSTAERLSSISKANGMNSRDKQYNDPGPSSSSRYPGSSNHGESANGGNGESAAQRSKATLERHQRTAERAAKALAEKNMRDLLAQKEQAERNRLAETLDADVKRWSSGKERNLRALLSTLQYILCPDSGWQSIPLTELVSSTAVKKAYRKATLFVHPDKLQQRGASIQQKYICEKVFDLLKDAWNKLSAEER
- the LOC7454366 gene encoding auxilin-like protein 1 isoform X4, producing MLSNGRGHGGKHVYDGVFGGGGGGAVKPGSRVEDYREIFGGFGATGSSIPILDVPELNENGNVSSVGAQRIDYAKIFGGFGDADFGLPLEEFLAKPKKVKSSINGTRSPAEAGSRNAGSKHSNVSKDQKGSSPEPSFQRFGGVKQFNVSYNKSNPGNKNGTNGMTHVAQLHAVPGYTFLVDEVTPSKMAEGGKPARSALDDACLNVNGSKSVKEDAARRKAVSGPQPSIDTHTFRSLAEFQKKSSRPRSMSNDMPFDAFEIGLGRHPPSSSPSNSSYNNGGENTSMNSKFGVSRNDASRDALGDYSPAFSDEEIDANSDAAASVAALRKAIEEAQMKIKIAKELMERKKEGLQNRAKTSFNNGWKAQKSGVKTAERSKRSNELGDQEMHEKEDTPKQVITGLPEHNVTKASQLPQSFEDEKKSSFANNVVRKTHSMESKSTRTDSRLEEAEDWESTEEFFEAADYEEHREMPSEYEEAGNAEKMVSYDHENKWREKMTAEEKIKMPERGEETFKEHKVERELSSEEFFEAADYEEHREMPSEYEEAGNAEKMVSYDHENKWREKMTAEEKIKTPECGEETFKEYKVERELNSVVGAFQWNLYANFVKPAGELHNQEENEEKMRISNNHEEAEQTSIVSDDWEDCETKLEKLHHPYKKAEFPIREFEENGEMKELKDAQDSVETEKKQREALDHKEMENRSDEVPITDDEYDGSLDDIYEKEANVEGQQEDWDRVECGMKQGGWNLKENEEKQNDLHRGEISGEDGGIEGSAKLEELKEDEEILKRSDQMNEIEKRGEKMCEGIETERIRSESHQGGEDRKAMEVTEQSLRYEGGNLETAKDEQEKKNLGESDNAWGRTTNFAAGDLKTQVLTAEENGRLMEVTEFSPLLQGTEQESKAVKDANSPEEQDCEIACLAQGFIGLDRIKKQTADVTEDLLIGENGVYFGENDVNFENKQNHHVTEYKSMPNQEKCVEDVTIELDDNGDVDICEPEVHAINEESEKSSISSHNERWSSDETESLCDPECCIEEAACEFGENNNDINESEVTANHENSFESSHDDRWVDNGINTKASQQPCIFKGQGEITEKSVEEELSQSTSKKEENCCKNLAMEEKECEDDLRKEVEVEKKHLKKKEKMKEGEVEREKERIAVERAIREARERAFAEARERAAIERAAAEAHQRSKAEVRERLEKAPSEANNKSAAEKASSEAKLKAERAAVERATAEARQRALEKALSEKAAFEARNQAEKSTAERLSSISKANGMNSRDKQYNDPGPSSSSRYPGSSNHGESANGGNGESAAQRSKATLERHQRTAERAAKALAEKNMRDLLAQKEQAERNRLAETLDADVKRWSSGKERNLRALLSTLQYILCPDSGWQSIPLTELVSSTAVKKAYRKATLFVHPDKLQQRGASIQQKYICEKVFDLLKDAWNKLSAEER